A window of the Eubalaena glacialis isolate mEubGla1 chromosome 9, mEubGla1.1.hap2.+ XY, whole genome shotgun sequence genome harbors these coding sequences:
- the B3GALT9 gene encoding beta-1,3-galactosyltransferase 9, which produces MAPAGRERQTARGAAGQQRRGRQATPSPTRPRLTYRPGPAAAARGPQPHRGAASGAACVISARPSTRGAERTRLHFRPRLKGEVGEPRSVEGGGACVTFCRLRTHQWCFILFNVILFHALLFGADFVEEYFLHALPYVDMKVLEIKDKARKLNMEPLRSNLSKYYILSQSEVCKGKNIFLLSLIFSSPGNGTRRDLIRKTWGNVTSVRGHPILTLFALGMPVLVTAQQEIDKESQKNNDIIEGIFLDSAENQTLKIITMTQWAVTFCPNAQFILKVDEEMFVNLPSLVDYLLNLKEHLEDIYVGRVIHQDTPNRDPNSQEFVPFSEYPEKFYPDYCSGEAFVMSQDVARMMYIVFKEVPIMVPADVFVGICAKSIGLIPIHSSRFSGKSHIRYNRCCFKFIFTSSETTDAEMPLAWKEINSGKECTLFETYYGLISCKLLTYLDSFKLFHMGTIKNNVMYYGD; this is translated from the exons ATGGCGCCTGCagggagagaaagacaaacagcCCGAGGCGCGGCGGGTCAGCAGAGGCGCGGGCGCCAGGCAACCCCCTCCCCGACCCGGCCCCGCCTCACATACAGACCTGGACCTGCGGCCGCCGCTCGGGGTCCGCAGCCTCACAGGGGAGCGGCTTCCGGTGCTGCCTGCGTCATCTCCGCGCGTCCCTCCACCCGCGGCGCCGAGCGGACGCGGCTGCACTTCCGGCCCCGCCTTAAAGGGGAAGTGGGAGAGCCGAGGAGCGTAGAGGGAGGCGGAGCATGC GTGACATTCTGCAGACTTCGGACTCACCAGTGGTGTTTCATTCTGTTTAACGTTATTCTATTTCATGCCTTGCTTTTTGGGGCTGATTTTGTGGAAGAATATTTTCTGCATGCTTTGCCTTATGTAGATATGAAAGTTCTTGAAATTAAGGATAAGGCAAGAAAATTGAACATGGAGCCCCTAAGAAGTAATCTTTCCAAATACTATATCCTGAGCCAGTCGGAGGTGTGTAAAGGGAAGAACATATTTTTGCTCTCTCTTATCTTCAGTAGCCCAGGAAATGGAACAAGGCGGGACCTCATCAGGAAAACCTGGGGTAACGTGACCAGTGTCCGAGGGCATCCCATTCTCACACTGTTTGCTTTGGGAATGCCTGTTTTGGTGACTGCCCAGCAAGAGATAGACAAAGAGTCCCAAAAGAATAATGATATAATTGAAGGAATCTTCTTGGACAGTGCTGAGAACCAAACTCTGAAGATTATCACCATGACGCAGTGGGCTGTGACTTTCTGCCCTAACGCCCAGTTCATTCTTAAGGTTGATGAAGAGATGTTTGTCAATCTACCAAGCTTGGTAGACTACCTCCTCAATCTGAAAGAACACCTTGAAGATATCTATGTAGGAAGAGTTATCCATCAGGATACACCCAACAGAGACCCTAATAGCcaagaatttgtccctttcaGTGAGTACCCAGAAAAGTTCTACCCAGATTACTGCAGTGGTGAGGCCTTTGTTATGTCCCAAGATGTGGCTCGGATGATGTACATAGTTTTCAAAGAAGTCCCCATTATGGTGCCTGCTGATGTGTTTGTAGGAATTTGTGCTAAATCCATTGGCCTAATACCCATACACAGTTCAAGGTTTTCTGGGAAAAGCCATATCAGATACAACAGATGTTGCTTTAAGTTCATTTTCACATCCTCAGAAACTACAGATGCTGAAATGCCCCTGGCATGGAAGGAAATTAACAGTGGGAAAGAATGTACACTGTTTGAAACCTACTATGGGCTCATTTCCTGCAAACTTCTGACATACCTTGACAGCTTTAAACTTTTTCACATGGGtaccataaaaaataatgtcatGTATTATGGTGATtag
- the PSMD5 gene encoding 26S proteasome non-ATPase regulatory subunit 5 isoform X2, translating into MAAQAVSLLREVSRLEAPLEELRALHSVLQSVPLSELREQAAELRLGPLFSLLNENHREQTTLCVSILERLLQALEPVHVARNLRVDLQRGLTHPNDSVKILTLSQVGRIVENSDAVTEILNNAELLKQIVYCIGGENLSVAKAAIKSLSRISLTQAGLEALFESNLLDDLKSVMETNDIVRYRVYELIVEISSVSPESLNYCTTSGLVTQLLRELTGEDVLVRATCIEMVTSLAYTHHGRQYLAQEGVIDQISNIIVGADSDAFSSFYLPGFVKFFGNLAIMDSPQQICERYPVFVEKVFEMTESQDPTMIGVAVDTIGILGSNVEGKQVLQKTGTRFERLLMRIGYQAKNASTELKIRCLDAISSLFYLPPDQQTDDLLRMTESWFSSLSRDPLELFRGISNQPFLELHCAALKVFTGTRVRALV; encoded by the exons ATGGCGGCCCAGGCAGTGTCGCTGCTGAGGGAGGTGTCTCGGCTGGAAGCGCCGCTGGAGGAGCTGCGCGCTCTGCACTCGGTGCTGCAGTCGGTGCCTCTCAGCGAGCTCCGCGAGCAAGCGGCGGAACTGCGCCTTGGCCCGCTTTTCTCCCTGCTCAACGAGAACCATCG GGAACAGACTACTTTGTGTGTATCCATCCTGGAGAGATTGCTGCAAGCTTTGGAGCCAGTTCACGTGGCCCGGAACCTCAGGGTTGACCTGCAGAGAGGACTGACTCACCCCAATGATTCTGTAAAAATCCTCACTCTGTCCCAG gttGGAAGAATTGTTGAAAATTCTGATGCTGTTACTGAGATTCTAAATAATGCTGAATTACTAAAACAAATCGTTTATTGTATTGGTGGAGAGAATCTATCTGTAGCTAAAGCG GCCATTAAATCCCTGTCAAGAATATCACTGACCCAGGCTGGACTGGAGGCTTTATTTGAAAGTAATCTGCTGGATGATTTGAAAAGTGTAATGGAAACAAATGACATTGTTCGATACAGGGTGTATGAG ctAATTGTGGAGATTTCTTCTGTGTCACCAGAATCTTTAAACTACTGTACCACCAGTGGATTGGTAACGCAGCTCCTCCGAGAACTGACCGGTGAGGATGTGCTAGTCAG AGCCACCTGTATAGAAATGGTGACATCACTGGCATATACTCATCATGGACGACAGTACCTCGCTCAAGAAGGAGTAATTGACCAGATTTCTAATATAATTGTTGGGGCAGATTCAGACGCTTTCTCTAGCTTCTATTTGCCAG GATTTGTGAAGTTTTTTGGAAACCTGGCTATCATGGATAGTCCTCAGCAGATCTGTGAGCGTTATCCTGTCTTTGTGGAAAAAGTCTTTGAAATGACAGAAAGTCAAGACCCCACCATGATTGGTGTAGCAGTGGACACGATTGGAATTCTAGGATCCAATGTTGAAGGAAAACAAGTTTTACAGAAAACAG GAACTCGCTTTGAACGCTTGCTGATGAGAATAGGATATCAAGCAAAGAATGCCTCAACAGAGCTCAAAATTAGGTGTTTGGATgcaatttcatctcttttttatttacca CCTGATCAGCAGACTGATGACCTCCTGAGGATGACAGAATCctggttttcttctttatctcGGGACCCGCTGGAGCTCTTCCGTGGCATCAGTAATCAACCCTTCCTTGAACTACACTGTGCTGCCTTAAAAGTGTTCACG gggacacgggttcgagccctggtctag
- the PSMD5 gene encoding 26S proteasome non-ATPase regulatory subunit 5 isoform X1, translating to MAAQAVSLLREVSRLEAPLEELRALHSVLQSVPLSELREQAAELRLGPLFSLLNENHREQTTLCVSILERLLQALEPVHVARNLRVDLQRGLTHPNDSVKILTLSQVGRIVENSDAVTEILNNAELLKQIVYCIGGENLSVAKAAIKSLSRISLTQAGLEALFESNLLDDLKSVMETNDIVRYRVYELIVEISSVSPESLNYCTTSGLVTQLLRELTGEDVLVRATCIEMVTSLAYTHHGRQYLAQEGVIDQISNIIVGADSDAFSSFYLPGFVKFFGNLAIMDSPQQICERYPVFVEKVFEMTESQDPTMIGVAVDTIGILGSNVEGKQVLQKTGTRFERLLMRIGYQAKNASTELKIRCLDAISSLFYLPPDQQTDDLLRMTESWFSSLSRDPLELFRGISNQPFLELHCAALKVFTAIANQPWAQKLMFNSPGFVEYVMDRSVEHDRASKDAKYELVKALANSKTIAEIFGNPNYLRLRTYLSEGPYYVKPISTTAVEGAE from the exons ATGGCGGCCCAGGCAGTGTCGCTGCTGAGGGAGGTGTCTCGGCTGGAAGCGCCGCTGGAGGAGCTGCGCGCTCTGCACTCGGTGCTGCAGTCGGTGCCTCTCAGCGAGCTCCGCGAGCAAGCGGCGGAACTGCGCCTTGGCCCGCTTTTCTCCCTGCTCAACGAGAACCATCG GGAACAGACTACTTTGTGTGTATCCATCCTGGAGAGATTGCTGCAAGCTTTGGAGCCAGTTCACGTGGCCCGGAACCTCAGGGTTGACCTGCAGAGAGGACTGACTCACCCCAATGATTCTGTAAAAATCCTCACTCTGTCCCAG gttGGAAGAATTGTTGAAAATTCTGATGCTGTTACTGAGATTCTAAATAATGCTGAATTACTAAAACAAATCGTTTATTGTATTGGTGGAGAGAATCTATCTGTAGCTAAAGCG GCCATTAAATCCCTGTCAAGAATATCACTGACCCAGGCTGGACTGGAGGCTTTATTTGAAAGTAATCTGCTGGATGATTTGAAAAGTGTAATGGAAACAAATGACATTGTTCGATACAGGGTGTATGAG ctAATTGTGGAGATTTCTTCTGTGTCACCAGAATCTTTAAACTACTGTACCACCAGTGGATTGGTAACGCAGCTCCTCCGAGAACTGACCGGTGAGGATGTGCTAGTCAG AGCCACCTGTATAGAAATGGTGACATCACTGGCATATACTCATCATGGACGACAGTACCTCGCTCAAGAAGGAGTAATTGACCAGATTTCTAATATAATTGTTGGGGCAGATTCAGACGCTTTCTCTAGCTTCTATTTGCCAG GATTTGTGAAGTTTTTTGGAAACCTGGCTATCATGGATAGTCCTCAGCAGATCTGTGAGCGTTATCCTGTCTTTGTGGAAAAAGTCTTTGAAATGACAGAAAGTCAAGACCCCACCATGATTGGTGTAGCAGTGGACACGATTGGAATTCTAGGATCCAATGTTGAAGGAAAACAAGTTTTACAGAAAACAG GAACTCGCTTTGAACGCTTGCTGATGAGAATAGGATATCAAGCAAAGAATGCCTCAACAGAGCTCAAAATTAGGTGTTTGGATgcaatttcatctcttttttatttacca CCTGATCAGCAGACTGATGACCTCCTGAGGATGACAGAATCctggttttcttctttatctcGGGACCCGCTGGAGCTCTTCCGTGGCATCAGTAATCAACCCTTCCTTGAACTACACTGTGCTGCCTTAAAAGTGTTCACG GCCATTGCAAACCAACCCTGGGCTCAGAAACTTATGTTTAACAGTCCAGGTTTTGTAGAATATGTGATGGACCGGTCCGTAGAGCATGACAGAGCTTCAAAGGATGCCAAATATGAACTGGTGAAAGCACTTGCCAATTCTAAGACAATTGCAGAAATCTTTGGGAACCCAAATTATTTGAGGCTCAGAACTTACCTGAGCGAAGGTCCATACTATGTGAAACCTATTTCCACAACAGCAGTGGAAGGAGCAGAGTGA